The Treponema medium genome has a window encoding:
- a CDS encoding acyltransferase, translating into MEKNYFVHESSYVDEGAEIGEGTKVWHFTHIMSGAKVGKKCSIGQNVNIGGKAIIGNGVKIQNNVSLYDDVVIEDDVFCGPSCVFTNVINPRAFIERKHEYKQTLIKKGASIGANATIVCGVTVGEYALIGAGSVVTKDVPPYALVYGNPARMHGTVNEAGEKE; encoded by the coding sequence ATGGAAAAGAATTATTTTGTGCACGAATCAAGTTATGTTGATGAAGGTGCGGAGATAGGTGAGGGTACCAAAGTTTGGCATTTCACGCATATTATGAGCGGCGCTAAGGTTGGTAAAAAGTGTTCGATCGGGCAAAATGTCAATATTGGGGGTAAGGCAATTATCGGTAATGGTGTAAAGATTCAAAATAATGTTTCGCTATACGATGATGTTGTAATAGAAGATGATGTGTTCTGCGGCCCCTCCTGTGTGTTTACCAATGTCATAAATCCTCGTGCCTTTATTGAACGCAAACACGAATACAAACAAACTTTGATCAAAAAAGGTGCATCCATCGGTGCAAATGCTACGATTGTCTGCGGGGTAACCGTTGGCGAATATGCGTTAATCGGTGCAGGCAGTGTGGTGACGAAGGATGTTCCGCCGTATGCGCTTGTTTATGGTAACCCTGCACGGATGCATGGCACGGTGAATGAGGCGGGGGAGAAGGAGTAG
- a CDS encoding ATP-binding protein → MDVSAKNTVRRLDYLQEMSPFIGKPFIKVLSGVRRCGKSSILSLLRDELIAQGAEAAHIIFINFESFAFSTLKTAEDLYRYIVERVQPKQRVYLLFDEIQEVEGWEKCLNSCLVDFDADIYITGSNARLLSSELATYLAGRYIEIPIYTLSFAEYLQFQNCYFPQRDVTQRDAFFAYLRKGGFPVIHTADYGEQEAYKIVADIYASVLLRDTIQRFNIRDIELLERVVKYTFDNIGNSFSGKNVADYFKNQKRKLDVNTIYNYLNALEAAFVLYRTSRYDIKGKELLKTQEKFYLSDVSLLYAILGYTDQKISGILENIVFLELKRRRYNVYIGKLGAKEIDFIAGKHGAKLYIQVAYKLESQETVSREFSPLLEIRDQYPKFVVTMDEFWQENVEGVRHFYIADFLLSKEY, encoded by the coding sequence ATGGATGTAAGCGCAAAAAATACAGTTAGACGATTGGATTATCTGCAGGAGATGTCTCCTTTTATCGGAAAGCCTTTTATAAAGGTCTTATCGGGGGTGCGCCGCTGTGGAAAGTCCAGCATTTTATCTTTACTGCGCGATGAGCTTATTGCTCAAGGTGCCGAAGCGGCGCATATTATTTTTATCAATTTTGAAAGCTTTGCCTTTTCTACGCTTAAAACCGCTGAGGATTTGTACCGGTATATTGTTGAACGGGTTCAGCCGAAACAGCGTGTTTATTTGTTGTTTGATGAGATTCAAGAAGTAGAGGGCTGGGAAAAGTGTCTCAATTCCTGTCTTGTAGACTTTGATGCGGATATTTATATTACCGGTTCCAATGCACGGCTTTTATCCTCGGAATTGGCGACCTATCTTGCCGGTCGGTATATTGAAATTCCGATATATACGTTGTCATTTGCGGAATATTTGCAGTTTCAAAACTGTTATTTTCCACAGCGGGATGTAACGCAGCGGGACGCTTTTTTCGCCTATTTGCGGAAAGGCGGTTTCCCAGTTATCCATACCGCGGATTACGGAGAGCAGGAAGCGTATAAGATTGTGGCAGACATTTACGCTTCGGTACTGCTCCGCGATACTATCCAACGGTTTAATATTCGTGATATTGAACTGCTGGAGCGGGTGGTAAAATATACCTTTGATAATATCGGCAATAGCTTTTCCGGTAAAAATGTTGCTGACTATTTTAAAAATCAGAAGCGTAAGCTTGATGTGAATACAATATATAATTACTTGAATGCGCTTGAAGCGGCATTTGTTTTGTATCGGACTTCCCGTTATGACATAAAGGGAAAAGAGCTGCTCAAAACACAGGAGAAATTTTATTTAAGTGATGTATCGCTCTTGTATGCTATTTTAGGATATACCGATCAAAAAATTTCCGGCATATTGGAAAATATCGTTTTTTTGGAATTAAAGCGTAGGCGATATAATGTATATATCGGTAAGCTCGGTGCAAAAGAGATTGATTTTATTGCAGGAAAACACGGCGCAAAGCTCTATATCCAAGTTGCATATAAATTAGAAAGTCAAGAGACCGTCAGCCGTGAGTTTTCTCCTCTTTTGGAAATCCGCGATCAATATCCTAAATTTGTCGTAACCATGGATGAGTTTTGGCAAGAAAATGTAGAAGGTGTGAGGCATTTTTACATTGCTGATTTTTTATTGAGTAAGGAATATTAA
- a CDS encoding DegT/DnrJ/EryC1/StrS family aminotransferase, producing the protein MDVPFYTATREYKNLKNEFDTALSSVLETGDFILGKAVADLEEGIKQYTGAKYAVGVANGSDALVIASDILGFKDGAEVITPAFTFFASTSCIARLGGKPVFCDIDEDTFCMDMRDVEKRITKNTVGLLPVHLFLQTADMEACMTLAKKHNLRVLEDAAEAFGMQDVYSGALHQSGTIGDMGIYSFFPTKTLGGYGDGGMIVTNSEEYYLQAKSLRVHGATKKYHHDYIGYNSRLDSLQAAVLNVKLKHIDEAIAKRAAHAAQYRTLLKDIGQVKLPVVKTKGKEVYYVFNILAEKRDELQAYLAEKGIGTTVYYPKCLHEQECFKYLGYKKGDFPVAEKLCASVLALPMYPELTQDEITYTCDAIKAFYKR; encoded by the coding sequence ATGGATGTACCTTTTTATACGGCAACGAGAGAATATAAGAATCTGAAAAATGAATTTGATACTGCTTTATCCTCCGTGCTTGAAACGGGTGACTTTATTTTGGGGAAAGCCGTTGCAGATTTAGAAGAAGGAATAAAACAGTATACCGGTGCAAAATATGCGGTCGGCGTTGCTAACGGCAGTGATGCGCTGGTGATTGCTTCCGATATCCTCGGGTTTAAAGACGGTGCAGAGGTTATAACCCCTGCTTTTACATTTTTTGCGTCAACCTCCTGTATTGCCCGCTTAGGCGGTAAGCCTGTCTTTTGCGACATTGATGAAGATACCTTTTGTATGGATATGCGGGACGTGGAAAAACGTATAACAAAAAATACGGTCGGACTATTGCCCGTGCATTTGTTTTTGCAGACGGCAGATATGGAAGCTTGCATGACGCTTGCAAAAAAGCATAATCTCCGAGTGTTGGAAGATGCCGCAGAAGCCTTTGGTATGCAGGATGTGTATAGCGGCGCTTTGCATCAGTCCGGGACTATCGGTGATATGGGGATTTATTCATTTTTTCCGACCAAGACACTCGGCGGCTATGGTGACGGCGGTATGATAGTCACGAATAGTGAAGAATATTATTTACAAGCGAAAAGTTTGCGTGTCCACGGAGCAACAAAAAAGTACCACCATGACTATATCGGCTATAACTCTCGGCTTGACAGTTTGCAGGCTGCCGTTTTGAATGTTAAACTCAAACATATTGATGAGGCTATTGCAAAGCGAGCGGCACATGCAGCTCAATATCGGACTTTGTTAAAAGATATCGGACAGGTGAAACTCCCTGTCGTAAAAACGAAAGGAAAAGAAGTGTACTATGTGTTCAATATCCTTGCCGAGAAACGAGATGAACTGCAAGCATATCTCGCCGAAAAAGGTATAGGTACAACGGTGTATTACCCCAAGTGTTTGCATGAGCAGGAGTGCTTTAAGTATCTCGGCTACAAGAAAGGTGATTTCCCTGTTGCAGAAAAACTCTGTGCTTCCGTACTTGCTCTACCGATGTATCCTGAGCTGACTCAAGATGAAATTACCTATACCTGCGACGCAATAAAGGCGTTTTATAAGCGGTAG
- a CDS encoding Gfo/Idh/MocA family protein has product MKYKIALIGCGRISFKHIEAFVAMQDKVDLVAVCDPVAERAEEKRAEYTKAVPDASVKVFSDYKEMLETCKPEIVTIATESGKHKDIAVHCLQNGSHVICEKPMALSTADAQQMIDTAKQYGKTLAVCFQNRFNAPVVKAREAYQKGRFGKMLHGMIQVRWNRNKSYYDQAKWRGTWEQDGGTLMNQCTHGIDLLQWMMGEDAVRVQAQTRRFIRPIDAEDFGCAIVEFASGAVGIIEGTADVYPKNLNETLSLFGSEGSVVIGGLAVNKMETWRFADAEQVGDTEEKVLNPNEKDPPTVYGFGHTALFRDVIDAIEHNREPLVSGEKGKKALEIILAIYKSQKTGLPVTLPCDFSTLEMKGIFN; this is encoded by the coding sequence ATGAAATATAAGATTGCGTTAATCGGCTGCGGCCGAATTAGTTTTAAGCATATTGAAGCCTTTGTTGCGATGCAGGATAAGGTTGACTTAGTTGCTGTCTGCGATCCTGTGGCGGAACGGGCAGAAGAAAAAAGAGCTGAGTACACTAAAGCAGTGCCGGATGCTTCGGTAAAAGTTTTTTCCGACTATAAAGAAATGCTTGAGACATGTAAACCGGAGATTGTAACGATTGCAACCGAGTCTGGTAAGCATAAGGATATTGCGGTACATTGTTTGCAAAATGGCTCGCATGTAATCTGCGAAAAGCCGATGGCTCTTTCTACGGCTGATGCACAGCAGATGATCGATACAGCAAAGCAGTACGGTAAAACATTGGCAGTGTGCTTTCAGAACCGCTTTAATGCACCGGTTGTAAAAGCTCGTGAAGCATATCAAAAAGGCCGTTTCGGTAAAATGTTACACGGAATGATCCAAGTGCGTTGGAATCGGAATAAAAGTTATTATGATCAGGCAAAGTGGCGCGGTACTTGGGAGCAGGACGGCGGTACCTTGATGAACCAGTGTACGCACGGGATAGACCTTTTGCAGTGGATGATGGGCGAAGATGCCGTCCGTGTGCAGGCGCAAACTCGCCGGTTTATCCGTCCGATTGATGCGGAGGATTTTGGCTGCGCTATTGTAGAATTTGCCTCTGGTGCTGTCGGTATAATAGAAGGAACTGCCGATGTATATCCGAAAAATTTAAACGAAACATTGAGTTTATTCGGTTCCGAGGGGTCTGTTGTGATTGGCGGGCTTGCTGTTAATAAAATGGAAACATGGCGTTTTGCCGATGCGGAACAGGTTGGCGATACGGAAGAGAAGGTGCTCAATCCCAATGAAAAAGACCCACCGACGGTGTACGGCTTTGGGCATACGGCTCTTTTTAGAGATGTTATCGATGCAATCGAGCATAATCGTGAACCGCTTGTTTCGGGTGAAAAAGGTAAGAAAGCCTTAGAGATTATCTTGGCTATTTATAAATCCCAAAAAACCGGATTGCCGGTAACGCTGCCCTGCGATTTTTCAACGCTGGAAATGAAGGGGATTTTTAATTAA
- a CDS encoding ATP-binding protein, with amino-acid sequence MLQAELKKIYLTQLEKLRKTDDGIYRDALADIPDITTHAFVVCGVRRCGKSTLLQQFVKKLNKPFFYLNFDDLRLLEFSVSDYAILDAVIEESKSRLIFFDEIQAAAHWELYVRQKLDQGFQVVLTGSNASLLSRELGTKLTGRHIAKELFPFSYSEYLRFADTQKGIQSFESYFQTGGFPEYLKLNNAEVVMQLQKDILYRDIAVRYNVSDDKSLQRLYVYLASNAASLISPSKLKTVAGVKSHTTILDYFSYFENAYLLSLVPKFAWSQKAQSLAPKKVYFTDIGLIRTAGLTFSENAGHILENFVFNELRRKYGTFDDKQIYYYSDDTCECDFVVNPLFAPQCIQVCLDLNLDNTERELNGLLAAMDFFKVQEGLILTRNAYDLFVKEDKKITIMPAWDCFG; translated from the coding sequence ATGTTACAGGCGGAATTAAAGAAAATATATCTTACACAACTTGAAAAATTGCGGAAAACCGATGACGGCATATATCGAGATGCATTAGCTGATATCCCCGATATAACAACCCATGCGTTTGTGGTATGCGGCGTTCGGCGGTGCGGGAAAAGCACCCTGTTACAGCAGTTTGTAAAAAAACTCAATAAGCCGTTTTTTTATCTGAATTTTGACGATTTACGGCTATTGGAATTCTCCGTTTCCGATTATGCAATACTGGATGCGGTTATTGAGGAATCGAAAAGCCGTCTTATTTTTTTTGATGAAATACAAGCCGCAGCGCATTGGGAGCTGTATGTGCGGCAAAAGCTGGATCAAGGCTTTCAAGTTGTATTAACAGGCTCTAATGCTTCTCTTTTAAGCCGCGAACTTGGAACAAAACTGACCGGACGGCATATCGCTAAAGAGCTGTTTCCGTTTTCTTATTCCGAGTATCTGCGTTTTGCAGATACACAAAAAGGTATTCAATCGTTTGAAAGCTATTTTCAAACAGGCGGTTTTCCCGAATATCTCAAGCTGAATAATGCCGAAGTTGTTATGCAGCTTCAAAAGGATATATTATATCGGGATATAGCAGTGCGCTACAATGTCAGCGATGATAAATCGCTGCAGCGGCTGTATGTGTATCTTGCTTCCAATGCCGCATCACTGATTTCTCCTAGTAAGTTAAAAACAGTCGCCGGAGTAAAGTCGCATACGACTATTCTTGATTATTTTTCATATTTTGAGAATGCGTATTTGTTGAGCTTAGTGCCGAAATTTGCGTGGTCGCAAAAAGCACAGAGCCTTGCCCCAAAAAAAGTTTATTTTACCGATATCGGATTGATACGAACGGCAGGACTTACGTTTAGCGAAAATGCAGGTCATATTTTAGAAAATTTTGTGTTTAACGAACTCCGCCGAAAGTACGGAACTTTTGACGATAAGCAAATCTACTATTATAGTGATGATACGTGCGAGTGCGATTTTGTCGTTAATCCACTTTTTGCACCGCAATGCATTCAGGTGTGCTTAGACTTGAACCTCGATAACACTGAACGGGAGTTGAATGGTCTTTTGGCAGCGATGGACTTCTTTAAGGTGCAGGAAGGGCTTATCCTTACGAGGAATGCTTACGATCTTTTTGTGAAAGAAGATAAAAAGATAACCATAATGCCTGCATGGGATTGTTTTGGGTGA
- the hepT gene encoding type VII toxin-antitoxin system HepT family RNase toxin codes for MSIDKKVIGEKLLSLNRCLERVKLHTPANVEALQSDFDTQDIICLNIQRAVQISVDIAAHILAEQLHEQTPTMAETFLALSRHGLLDSQLASRLAKAVGFRNIAVHEYNTLDMNILYSIITKEIGCFYEFSDAVLRIVS; via the coding sequence ATGAGCATTGATAAAAAGGTAATCGGTGAAAAACTGTTGTCTCTTAACCGATGTTTAGAGCGTGTAAAACTGCACACGCCTGCAAATGTTGAGGCGTTGCAAAGCGATTTTGACACACAAGATATTATTTGTTTGAATATACAGCGTGCGGTACAAATTTCAGTTGATATTGCCGCTCATATTTTGGCTGAACAATTGCATGAACAAACACCGACAATGGCTGAAACTTTTTTAGCGCTTTCTCGACACGGATTGCTTGATAGTCAGCTTGCTTCACGTTTAGCAAAAGCAGTCGGTTTTAGGAATATCGCCGTGCATGAGTATAATACACTTGATATGAATATACTGTATTCAATTATTACAAAAGAAATAGGGTGCTTTTACGAATTTTCGGATGCGGTGTTAAGAATAGTCAGTTGA
- the mntA gene encoding type VII toxin-antitoxin system MntA family adenylyltransferase antitoxin — MNTAIIEKLTAFFDAKPEVILAMLYGSYSRGTETDKSDVDIAVAMSEALHLDDRLSLQLELSLLLQREVDLVDIRKIAGLLHYKVFTEGVCVKKKQGEGNALLHRHAMTALYWYEDYYPIYKRGQRYILEHAFKQNLIGNVQ, encoded by the coding sequence ATGAATACCGCAATTATAGAAAAGCTTACTGCCTTTTTTGACGCTAAGCCCGAAGTTATCCTTGCAATGCTGTATGGTTCGTACTCTCGCGGAACTGAAACTGACAAAAGCGATGTTGATATTGCCGTAGCGATGTCTGAAGCTTTGCATCTCGATGATCGGTTATCGTTACAGTTGGAGCTTTCCTTGCTTTTGCAGCGAGAGGTTGATCTGGTCGATATACGGAAGATAGCGGGATTGCTGCATTATAAGGTGTTTACGGAAGGCGTATGTGTAAAAAAGAAGCAAGGTGAAGGAAACGCTTTGCTGCATAGGCATGCTATGACTGCCCTTTACTGGTATGAAGATTATTATCCCATCTATAAACGCGGACAAAGGTATATTCTTGAACATGCTTTTAAACAAAATCTTATCGGTAATGTACAATGA
- a CDS encoding VanZ family protein gives MSLEKFMTYTMRCISICIAVVIFLLSAQSKLPIPETVSFPGLDKFLHACAFGSLAFTLSYWFSTDKWLGEPLKYCTIVCCIVACYGISDEIHQIFVPGRDASLYDWFADCTGAVLAIFVRLGMVKFYVKT, from the coding sequence ATGTCGTTAGAAAAATTTATGACCTATACTATGCGGTGTATATCAATTTGTATCGCTGTTGTTATATTTCTCCTTTCTGCGCAGTCAAAGCTGCCTATTCCGGAGACCGTTTCTTTTCCCGGACTGGATAAGTTCTTACATGCGTGTGCTTTCGGGAGCCTCGCTTTTACGCTTTCTTATTGGTTTTCTACCGATAAGTGGCTTGGAGAACCGCTCAAATACTGTACGATTGTCTGCTGTATTGTTGCTTGCTACGGTATTTCCGACGAAATACACCAAATCTTTGTTCCCGGGCGTGATGCTTCTCTATATGACTGGTTTGCCGACTGTACCGGTGCGGTTTTAGCGATATTTGTACGTTTGGGGATGGTAAAATTCTACGTGAAAACTTGA
- a CDS encoding PUR family DNA/RNA-binding protein — protein sequence MGIRGELFTTQIPVENRTYFFNVKENRLGDVFLQIVESKNTDGAGFDRHAIVVFQDEMQTFLQGLNESLEFIEKKRKEQLKAKREKKQRTISAETADGEKKKIINKRNTSTKSARKVRIVKKDDAE from the coding sequence ATGGGAATTCGAGGAGAATTATTTACCACTCAAATTCCGGTAGAGAACCGGACATATTTTTTTAATGTGAAAGAGAATCGGCTGGGCGATGTGTTCTTGCAGATTGTTGAAAGCAAAAACACCGACGGCGCCGGTTTTGACCGCCATGCAATCGTCGTATTTCAAGATGAAATGCAGACCTTTTTGCAGGGGCTTAACGAAAGCCTCGAATTTATCGAAAAAAAGCGGAAAGAGCAGCTCAAAGCAAAACGAGAGAAAAAACAGCGAACTATTTCCGCGGAGACAGCTGACGGAGAAAAAAAGAAAATCATCAATAAACGGAACACAAGCACAAAATCGGCGCGAAAGGTACGCATCGTCAAAAAAGACGATGCAGAATAG